A region of Nitrospinota bacterium DNA encodes the following proteins:
- the priA gene encoding primosomal protein N', producing MNTHIQSEIETIESNPSANEKQFAEVVFNLPIKEAFTYIIPPQFQGKVSIGMRVLAPFGRRRLTGYVVNILDKWDKNIELKNISDIPDTEPIVSSEILNLTKWIAGYYQSSWGEAIRCALPAGIDDESREVISVTDKEPTGSLSKSALKTLTYIRQQGSTTLKQCQKALGNNFSAYTLARLKQDGYLAASLQTQKSKVSYQYVKTARINNPLPCEEDIEQLLKRSPKQKSVFELIRKEQISVPELKSQIPKSGAALRSLKEKKLIELFIEKKERSVFVPEDAMNQPLGKSLTFTPEQKELFTKLNQAVETGKFESFLIHGVTGSGKTEIYIRCIQRALEFGKSAIMMVPEISLTPQTVERFHQRFGDRVAILHSGLSQTERYLEWKKIRDGKVSIAVGARSAVFAPFKNLGIIVIDEEHDGSYKQDSIPRYHARDTAVMRARSLNAVVIMGSATPSLESIQNTRIGKYQYLSLANRVGERMLPLVSLVDMKKERKEFKNFSMLSGTLRNAIH from the coding sequence GTGAATACACACATCCAGAGTGAAATTGAAACGATTGAATCGAATCCCTCTGCCAACGAGAAGCAGTTCGCAGAAGTGGTGTTCAACCTTCCTATCAAAGAAGCTTTTACCTATATTATTCCGCCACAATTCCAGGGGAAGGTATCAATTGGAATGCGGGTGCTTGCGCCTTTTGGAAGAAGGCGTCTCACCGGATACGTTGTGAACATTTTAGACAAATGGGACAAGAATATAGAACTTAAAAATATTTCCGACATTCCTGATACTGAACCCATAGTAAGTTCTGAGATACTTAACTTAACTAAATGGATAGCAGGATATTACCAATCCTCATGGGGTGAAGCAATTCGTTGTGCCCTGCCAGCTGGGATTGATGACGAAAGCCGGGAAGTCATTTCTGTTACAGATAAAGAACCGACTGGTTCTCTTTCAAAGTCTGCATTAAAAACTCTTACCTACATTCGCCAGCAGGGGTCTACTACTTTAAAACAGTGCCAAAAAGCACTGGGGAACAACTTCAGTGCTTACACCCTCGCCCGCTTGAAACAGGATGGATATCTGGCGGCTTCCCTCCAGACTCAAAAGAGCAAGGTCAGTTACCAGTATGTAAAAACAGCCCGCATCAATAATCCATTACCTTGCGAAGAAGATATCGAACAATTGCTTAAACGAAGTCCAAAACAAAAGTCAGTTTTTGAGTTGATCAGGAAAGAGCAAATCAGTGTTCCTGAACTTAAAAGCCAAATCCCAAAAAGCGGTGCCGCACTTCGCAGCCTTAAAGAAAAAAAACTGATTGAATTATTCATCGAAAAAAAAGAGCGGAGCGTATTTGTTCCAGAAGATGCGATGAACCAGCCCCTCGGAAAATCGCTAACGTTTACACCCGAGCAAAAAGAGCTGTTCACGAAACTTAACCAGGCTGTTGAAACCGGAAAGTTCGAATCTTTTTTGATTCATGGCGTAACAGGAAGTGGCAAAACAGAAATATACATCCGATGCATTCAGCGCGCTCTTGAGTTTGGAAAATCGGCGATCATGATGGTTCCCGAAATCTCCCTCACTCCACAAACAGTAGAACGATTTCACCAAAGGTTTGGCGACCGTGTTGCTATTTTGCATAGCGGGTTATCACAAACTGAACGCTATCTGGAGTGGAAAAAGATCCGCGATGGGAAAGTGTCGATTGCAGTTGGAGCTCGCTCAGCGGTATTTGCGCCTTTTAAAAACCTGGGAATCATCGTAATCGATGAGGAGCATGATGGATCATACAAACAGGACTCCATTCCCCGCTATCACGCGCGCGATACAGCCGTCATGAGAGCTCGCTCACTAAATGCTGTTGTAATCATGGGCTCTGCAACCCCTTCCCTGGAGTCTATACAGAACACACGGATAGGAAAATACCAATACCTGTCGCTTGCAAACCGTGTTGGTGAACGAATGCTGCCTCTGGTAAGCCTGGTGGACATGAAAAAAGAACGAAAAGAATTCAAAAATTTCTCCATGCTTTCCGGAACCTTGCGAAACGCAATCCATGA
- the priA gene encoding primosomal protein N' codes for SLANRVGERMLPLVSLVDMKKERKEFKNFSMLSGTLRNAIHDRLSRKEQIFLFLNRRGTARFVFCPECGYALECAHCSVTLTFHGKDELLLCHYCNFKTKMPNRCIDCQGEVIRFSGFGTQKLEEEIRRLFPESRVTRLDRDTTRSRDSFSIMHKKMNAGKIDILIGTQMITKGHDFPNVTLVGVVHADLSLNIPDFRSCERSFQLLTQVAGRAGRGEVPGKVIVQTNNPDHYMFGFVREHDVNAFHEKELKLRQQLNYPPFTRLVAIEIVSEDETLGQNTAAKLGQALTRKVTRHAEILGPSKAALYRIQNKFRWHVILRGQNMQTLQRILVDCQELNELKSASRGKIRLSIDVDPFNLL; via the coding sequence TGTCGCTTGCAAACCGTGTTGGTGAACGAATGCTGCCTCTGGTAAGCCTGGTGGACATGAAAAAAGAACGAAAAGAATTCAAAAATTTCTCCATGCTTTCCGGAACCTTGCGAAACGCAATCCATGACAGGCTTTCCCGTAAGGAACAGATATTTCTTTTTCTCAATCGCAGAGGTACAGCCCGGTTCGTTTTTTGCCCTGAATGCGGTTACGCATTGGAATGCGCCCATTGCAGTGTCACCCTCACCTTTCATGGCAAGGATGAACTCCTGCTCTGCCATTATTGCAACTTCAAGACTAAGATGCCCAATCGTTGCATTGACTGCCAGGGAGAAGTGATTCGTTTCAGTGGTTTTGGCACCCAAAAGCTGGAAGAGGAAATCCGCAGGCTGTTTCCGGAGTCCAGGGTAACGCGGCTTGACCGTGACACGACAAGAAGTCGCGATTCATTTTCAATTATGCACAAGAAAATGAATGCTGGGAAAATCGACATACTCATTGGCACGCAAATGATAACTAAAGGACACGACTTTCCCAACGTCACTCTTGTAGGAGTTGTACATGCTGATTTATCCTTGAACATACCCGATTTCAGATCATGCGAAAGGTCATTCCAGTTACTCACCCAAGTTGCCGGAAGAGCGGGAAGAGGAGAAGTTCCCGGAAAGGTGATCGTTCAAACTAATAATCCTGACCACTATATGTTCGGGTTTGTCCGGGAACACGATGTGAATGCATTTCATGAGAAAGAGTTAAAATTGCGGCAGCAACTCAACTATCCACCATTCACACGACTGGTAGCCATAGAAATTGTCAGTGAAGATGAAACACTTGGGCAAAATACTGCTGCCAAACTAGGCCAGGCCCTGACTCGAAAAGTTACCAGGCATGCAGAAATACTGGGTCCTTCCAAAGCGGCTCTTTATAGAATTCAGAACAAATTCCGCTGGCATGTTATATTACGCGGCCAGAACATGCAGACACTGCAAAGAATTCTGGTAGACTGTCAGGAGCTTAACGAGCTGAAGTCCGCATCCCGTGGAAAAATCAGGCTTTCAATCGACGTTGATCCTTTCAACCTTTTATAA
- a CDS encoding DedA family protein has product MKIFRSMYDWVLHWAATPYALPALFFISFIESSFFPVPPDVLLIAMTVALPALWVRFAFICSLASVLGGMFGYFIGYKFMDLFGNRIVEFYHLQAKFEQIGALYDEHQAWAVAAAGFTPLPYKIFTLAAGTFKINFPTFVLASAISRSARFFLVGFIIYKFGPPIKELIEKYFNIFSIVFFILLVLGFYLLKFVF; this is encoded by the coding sequence ATGAAAATATTTCGATCCATGTATGATTGGGTCCTTCATTGGGCCGCAACTCCCTATGCGCTTCCCGCATTGTTTTTTATTTCATTCATCGAATCATCTTTTTTCCCAGTCCCGCCCGATGTTTTATTGATCGCCATGACTGTCGCCCTGCCTGCTTTGTGGGTCAGGTTTGCCTTCATTTGTTCTCTGGCTTCTGTTCTTGGCGGAATGTTTGGTTATTTCATAGGCTATAAGTTTATGGACTTGTTCGGCAACAGGATCGTTGAGTTTTATCACTTGCAAGCCAAGTTTGAACAAATAGGAGCTCTGTATGACGAGCACCAGGCCTGGGCAGTTGCCGCAGCTGGCTTCACACCGTTGCCCTATAAAATCTTCACCCTTGCAGCTGGAACGTTTAAAATAAATTTTCCAACATTTGTCCTGGCTTCTGCGATCAGTCGTTCAGCTAGATTCTTTCTGGTTGGATTTATAATTTACAAATTCGGACCACCCATCAAAGAATTAATAGAAAAATATTTTAATATTTTCAGTATCGTTTTTTTCATTCTGCTTGTTTTAGGATTTTATCTATTAAAATTTGTATTTTGA
- a CDS encoding divalent-cation tolerance protein CutA, translated as MHYVIFITTGSKEEADKISRGLVEEKLAFCVSSIPKVQSTYYWEDKIHVDEEFLLIVKTRKDRYEALETWVKLKHSYEVPEIIALNIEQGLPAYLSGIDEWITKTHD; from the coding sequence ATGCACTATGTAATTTTCATCACAACCGGGTCAAAAGAAGAAGCGGATAAAATAAGCAGGGGACTGGTAGAAGAAAAGCTTGCGTTTTGTGTAAGTTCCATCCCAAAAGTTCAGTCAACCTATTATTGGGAAGATAAGATCCATGTTGACGAAGAATTTCTGTTAATCGTTAAAACCCGTAAAGACCGTTATGAAGCTCTTGAAACATGGGTCAAATTAAAACATAGTTACGAGGTGCCTGAAATCATAGCCTTAAATATCGAGCAGGGCTTGCCCGCATACCTGTCAGGGATTGATGAATGGATCACAAAAACCCATGATTAG
- the msrP gene encoding protein-methionine-sulfoxide reductase catalytic subunit MsrP: protein MIRIKREWEISDNLVTPESVYMRRRDFIKGSVLTTAATAGVLYGCGPSSPPNVLPEVKWTELEKSVYPARRNPLYKLDRPLTDEKVASTYNNFYEFGTGKIDPVHYAQKLNTNLWSIQVGGLVNKPQSFDLKTLLKTMPIEERVLRLRCVEAWAMAVPWTGFMLRELLKKVEPKSEATHVRFETFYQPFTAQGQLAFWEPWPYVEGLTIQEAMNELAFLATGIYGHPLPKQHGAPIRLVVPWKYGFKNIKSIVKIDLVDYRPSTFWNTLQGLEYDFTANVDPRIPHPRWPQTREKMIGSGDIRPTLPYNGYGEFVAHLY from the coding sequence ATGATTAGGATTAAAAGAGAATGGGAAATTTCAGATAATCTTGTCACACCCGAGTCTGTCTATATGCGCAGGCGGGACTTTATAAAAGGTTCCGTTCTGACTACAGCAGCAACTGCAGGGGTATTATATGGTTGTGGGCCTTCTTCTCCCCCAAATGTTCTTCCTGAAGTTAAATGGACTGAACTTGAAAAGTCTGTCTATCCGGCTAGGAGGAACCCGCTTTACAAACTGGATCGGCCCTTAACGGATGAGAAAGTCGCATCCACCTACAATAATTTTTATGAATTTGGAACCGGTAAAATTGACCCGGTGCATTATGCGCAAAAACTGAACACAAACTTATGGTCAATCCAGGTGGGCGGGTTGGTCAACAAGCCCCAGTCGTTTGATCTGAAAACCCTGCTGAAAACCATGCCCATTGAGGAACGTGTTCTGAGGTTACGTTGCGTGGAGGCCTGGGCCATGGCAGTGCCCTGGACAGGGTTCATGCTTCGTGAGCTCCTGAAAAAGGTTGAGCCTAAATCTGAGGCCACGCATGTGAGGTTTGAAACTTTCTATCAGCCGTTCACTGCCCAGGGTCAACTTGCGTTCTGGGAACCATGGCCCTATGTCGAAGGATTGACCATTCAGGAAGCAATGAATGAACTGGCATTTCTAGCCACCGGCATTTACGGACATCCGCTTCCAAAACAGCACGGCGCCCCGATTCGTCTGGTTGTGCCCTGGAAATACGGGTTCAAAAATATCAAATCTATTGTTAAGATTGATTTGGTTGATTACCGTCCTTCAACTTTCTGGAACACCTTGCAAGGTTTGGAGTATGACTTCACAGCCAATGTTGATCCCCGGATCCCCCACCCACGTTGGCCACAGACACGAGAAAAAATGATCGGTAGCGGAGACATCCGCCCCACTCTCCCCTATAATGGCTATGGAGAATTCGTTGCCCATTTATATTGA
- a CDS encoding zinc-dependent alcohol dehydrogenase family protein, producing MKAYRVHEYGEAAKFVENEVEKPKAKQGHVVVEVKATSLNPVDHKLLKSDLGINPALPGTLHMDVAGVISEVGDGVTAFKTGDEIYGCAGGLQGKAGNIEGALADFMVVDSDLIALKPKSLSFAESAALPLVTITAWEGLFDRACIKKGDHILVHAGTGGVGHIAIQLAKRHGAKVATTVSSQDKARIATGLGADEIIFYHDETVKDYKQRLTADEGFDVVFDTIGGENLDKSLSAVKISGQVISIIGTNKHDLSPMHMKGLSLHLVFMLLPMLTGKGRTHHGVLLEKVAKWVDEGLIKPLIHEEKFCFSQANEAHALFASNKHIGKIVLENT from the coding sequence ATGAAAGCTTACAGAGTCCATGAATATGGCGAAGCCGCAAAATTTGTTGAAAATGAAGTTGAAAAACCAAAAGCAAAGCAGGGGCATGTAGTGGTTGAGGTAAAAGCCACAAGTCTTAACCCTGTTGACCATAAACTGTTAAAAAGTGATTTAGGAATTAATCCCGCATTACCCGGAACCCTTCATATGGATGTTGCGGGAGTTATCTCTGAAGTTGGAGATGGTGTTACCGCCTTTAAAACTGGCGATGAGATTTATGGTTGTGCGGGTGGACTGCAGGGGAAAGCCGGAAATATTGAAGGGGCATTAGCCGACTTCATGGTGGTAGATAGTGACTTGATTGCCTTGAAACCCAAATCATTAAGCTTCGCTGAGTCGGCGGCATTACCACTTGTAACGATCACCGCATGGGAAGGCTTGTTTGACAGAGCTTGTATAAAAAAAGGGGATCATATACTTGTGCATGCCGGGACAGGAGGGGTGGGTCATATAGCAATACAACTTGCCAAGCGACATGGAGCAAAGGTCGCAACCACAGTATCTTCTCAAGATAAAGCCAGGATTGCGACAGGTTTGGGTGCAGATGAAATTATTTTCTATCACGATGAAACCGTGAAAGACTATAAACAACGACTCACTGCAGATGAGGGGTTTGATGTCGTGTTTGATACCATTGGCGGAGAAAATCTGGATAAATCTTTGAGTGCCGTTAAGATCAGCGGTCAAGTTATCAGTATTATAGGAACCAACAAACATGATCTTTCACCGATGCATATGAAGGGGTTAAGTTTACATTTAGTATTTATGCTTTTACCCATGCTGACAGGAAAGGGCCGAACTCATCATGGTGTATTGTTAGAAAAAGTCGCCAAATGGGTAGATGAAGGATTAATCAAGCCACTAATACACGAAGAGAAATTCTGTTTCAGCCAGGCAAATGAGGCTCATGCCCTATTTGCATCCAATAAGCATATTGGGAAAATTGTCTTAGAGAATACTTGA
- a CDS encoding Re/Si-specific NAD(P)(+) transhydrogenase subunit alpha — MKIGIPKEVHEGEKRVATTPDVAKLLIKLGFEVAIEAGAGSAAHFSDASYVEAGATVVKNAKEIWSESDIILKVRGPEHNPDLNSDEVDLLKENQIFIAFLWPGQNPDLLKKLAEKKVTAMAMDMVPRISRAQKMDALSSMANIAGYRAVVEAAQNFGRFFTGQITAAGKVPPAKVMVIGAGVAGLAAIGAAKGMGAIVRAFDTRPEVKEQIESMDAEFLELDFEEEGSGTGGYAKVMSEEFIAAEMALFAEQAKEVDIIITTALIPGKPAPELILEEHVVALKDGSVVVDLAAEQGGNCKLTEAGKVVKKHGVTIIGYTDLPSRMAAQASQLYGTNLRHLLTDMCKEKDGNATVDFEDEVVRGATVTRDGEITYPPPAPKLSAAPAKPEEKKVEVKKPEEEEKPSAMGPLVTFIGGALILLGLGAVAPASFMAHFTVFVLACFVGYMVIWNVTAALHTPLMSVTNAISSIIIIGALLQISSGESMISWVAGFAVLITAINITGGFAVTRRMLEMFRK, encoded by the coding sequence ATGAAGATTGGTATCCCAAAAGAAGTGCATGAAGGCGAAAAGAGGGTGGCGACCACCCCGGATGTCGCAAAACTGCTTATCAAACTGGGTTTTGAAGTCGCGATCGAGGCAGGTGCCGGTTCAGCCGCCCATTTTTCGGATGCTTCATACGTGGAAGCGGGTGCAACCGTAGTCAAAAATGCCAAAGAGATCTGGTCTGAGAGCGATATTATTTTAAAAGTAAGAGGACCTGAACATAACCCGGACCTGAATAGTGATGAAGTGGATTTGCTGAAAGAAAACCAGATTTTTATAGCGTTCCTCTGGCCAGGGCAGAATCCGGATTTACTCAAAAAATTAGCGGAGAAAAAAGTCACTGCCATGGCCATGGACATGGTGCCGCGAATATCACGCGCCCAGAAAATGGACGCGCTCAGTTCGATGGCGAATATTGCCGGGTATCGCGCAGTTGTAGAAGCCGCTCAGAATTTTGGCCGATTCTTCACCGGGCAGATCACCGCGGCAGGTAAAGTTCCCCCTGCTAAAGTCATGGTGATCGGTGCGGGTGTCGCGGGTTTGGCTGCAATTGGTGCTGCAAAAGGTATGGGTGCCATTGTAAGGGCTTTCGATACACGCCCTGAAGTTAAAGAGCAGATCGAAAGTATGGACGCTGAATTTCTCGAACTCGACTTTGAAGAAGAGGGTTCAGGAACCGGTGGTTACGCCAAGGTAATGAGTGAAGAATTCATCGCAGCGGAAATGGCTCTTTTCGCAGAGCAGGCCAAGGAAGTGGACATCATCATCACTACCGCGTTGATTCCTGGCAAACCTGCACCGGAATTAATTTTAGAAGAACATGTTGTCGCTTTGAAAGATGGCAGTGTTGTCGTTGATCTTGCCGCTGAGCAGGGTGGTAACTGTAAGTTGACTGAAGCCGGAAAAGTGGTCAAGAAACATGGTGTCACCATCATCGGATACACGGACCTGCCCAGTCGCATGGCGGCACAGGCCAGCCAGTTATATGGAACGAATCTGCGCCACCTGTTAACGGACATGTGTAAGGAAAAAGACGGTAATGCCACTGTCGATTTTGAAGACGAAGTGGTTCGTGGTGCAACAGTGACCAGGGATGGAGAAATCACCTATCCTCCACCAGCTCCGAAACTTTCGGCCGCGCCGGCCAAACCTGAAGAAAAAAAGGTAGAAGTGAAGAAGCCGGAAGAGGAAGAAAAACCCTCGGCTATGGGACCATTGGTCACTTTTATTGGGGGAGCATTAATTCTGCTTGGGTTGGGAGCTGTTGCTCCAGCATCATTCATGGCACACTTTACGGTTTTTGTATTGGCGTGTTTTGTCGGTTACATGGTTATTTGGAATGTTACCGCGGCTTTGCATACGCCGCTGATGAGTGTGACCAACGCCATCAGCAGTATCATCATCATTGGTGCTTTATTGCAAATCAGTTCCGGGGAATCGATGATCTCCTGGGTTGCTGGATTCGCAGTGCTGATTACTGCCATTAATATAACCGGCGGGTTTGCGGTAACAAGACGCATGCTCGAAATGTTTCGTAAATAG
- a CDS encoding formylglycine-generating enzyme family protein codes for MAFIRYGKFLRGSNFEENKAAFKMCRKYDKSCKLWWFSDEYPGKLVTLDNYWIDIYEVTNEQYLEFVKATGHPPALDDSCTTDACREGNLWDGASFPKAIRRQPVTQVSWYDADAYCKWRGKRLPSEAEWEKAARGPSGSKYPWGNASPKGRATYNRKWRGIYTMTNVGSYPNGASVYGAYDMAGNVWEWVDDWYNRTYYTYGKKNNPKGYVEGEFKSVRGGSWVNYPDTLRSAFRRWSRPEVKFNDTGFRCAKSAPPDLEFKN; via the coding sequence ATGGCTTTTATTCGCTATGGAAAGTTTCTTCGGGGTTCTAATTTTGAAGAAAATAAAGCGGCTTTTAAAATGTGCCGGAAGTATGACAAATCCTGCAAACTCTGGTGGTTCTCTGATGAATACCCGGGCAAGCTGGTGACGCTGGATAATTATTGGATAGATATTTATGAAGTGACTAACGAACAATATCTTGAATTTGTTAAAGCGACAGGTCATCCCCCGGCTTTGGACGACTCCTGCACTACGGATGCATGCCGTGAAGGAAATTTATGGGATGGAGCTTCTTTTCCAAAGGCGATTCGCAGGCAACCGGTTACGCAGGTAAGCTGGTATGATGCGGATGCTTATTGCAAATGGCGGGGCAAGCGGTTGCCATCGGAGGCGGAATGGGAAAAAGCCGCTCGAGGTCCCAGCGGGAGCAAATATCCCTGGGGTAATGCATCTCCTAAAGGAAGGGCTACATACAACCGAAAATGGAGAGGTATTTACACAATGACCAATGTTGGCAGTTATCCTAACGGAGCGTCTGTGTATGGTGCTTATGATATGGCGGGTAATGTCTGGGAATGGGTGGACGACTGGTATAATCGCACTTACTACACTTATGGCAAGAAGAATAACCCCAAGGGCTATGTTGAAGGAGAATTTAAATCTGTTCGTGGTGGTTCCTGGGTTAATTACCCGGATACCTTGAGAAGCGCGTTTCGAAGATGGAGCAGACCTGAAGTCAAGTTTAACGACACCGGTTTTCGCTGCGCCAAATCTGCTCCACCAGATTTGGAATTCAAAAACTGA
- a CDS encoding DUF4149 domain-containing protein encodes MKRLVFISNWFYQFSLCLWVGGMFLLGILVEIMVRINLKDQPQVASTIMNKIMDVFNVHIIYTCIAFMILAELVKFLVAKNRSSGYEPQVVTKRKYTREVCLAVMVVLAIYIGSVLRPEMHAMDKLKKANPADQKLQIQFDRYHSRLTWVYTVNMILGLTLFYINGKEMARFS; translated from the coding sequence ATGAAACGTTTAGTATTTATTTCTAACTGGTTTTACCAGTTTTCCCTCTGCTTGTGGGTTGGGGGAATGTTTTTGCTGGGTATTCTTGTGGAAATAATGGTGCGGATAAATTTAAAGGACCAGCCGCAGGTGGCCAGCACTATCATGAATAAAATTATGGATGTTTTTAACGTCCATATTATTTATACCTGCATCGCGTTTATGATTTTGGCTGAGTTGGTCAAGTTTCTAGTGGCTAAAAACCGCTCATCCGGTTATGAACCACAGGTCGTGACAAAACGTAAATACACACGAGAAGTGTGTTTGGCTGTCATGGTTGTTCTGGCTATATATATAGGAAGTGTTTTGAGACCAGAGATGCATGCCATGGACAAGCTCAAAAAAGCCAACCCTGCTGATCAGAAACTGCAAATCCAGTTTGATCGATACCATTCGCGTTTGACCTGGGTCTATACCGTAAACATGATTCTGGGTCTGACTTTGTTCTATATTAACGGTAAAGAGATGGCCCGGTTTTCTA
- a CDS encoding 3-phosphoshikimate 1-carboxyvinyltransferase: MIEIKPAEKVQATVTIPGSKSYTNRALVIAALTDGECRLEKPLVSDDTKYMIRALKAFGVPVKEEAEAFLISGKGGNLSTPGEDIFIGNAGTTMRFLTTFSALAPGKVRLDGDERMRERPLADLLDCLTQMGVKAVSINNNGCPPLDIFGGEIPGGEIKLAGDKSSQYLTSILLSAPYFKSDTCVNIQGELTSKSYADITLDIMKT, translated from the coding sequence TTGATAGAAATCAAACCTGCTGAAAAAGTTCAAGCAACCGTAACCATTCCCGGCTCGAAAAGTTACACAAACAGGGCATTAGTGATTGCGGCACTCACAGATGGCGAATGCCGGTTAGAAAAACCACTGGTGAGCGATGACACGAAATACATGATTCGGGCTCTGAAAGCATTTGGAGTGCCCGTCAAAGAAGAAGCCGAAGCTTTTCTAATTTCAGGCAAGGGAGGGAATCTTTCCACACCGGGTGAAGATATTTTTATTGGTAACGCAGGAACCACCATGCGTTTTCTCACTACCTTCTCAGCATTGGCCCCTGGAAAAGTTCGGTTGGATGGTGATGAACGAATGCGTGAAAGACCCCTGGCTGACCTTTTGGATTGCCTGACACAAATGGGTGTCAAAGCCGTATCAATCAACAATAACGGTTGTCCTCCGTTAGACATTTTTGGCGGAGAGATACCTGGGGGAGAAATAAAGCTGGCGGGTGATAAAAGCAGTCAATATCTCACTTCCATTTTACTTTCGGCCCCTTATTTCAAATCTGATACCTGTGTAAATATTCAGGGAGAGCTCACTTCAAAATCATATGCCGACATCACCCTCGACATCATGAAGACC
- the aroA gene encoding 3-phosphoshikimate 1-carboxyvinyltransferase, whose product KSSQYLTSILLSAPYFKSDTCVNIQGELTSKSYADITLDIMKTFGVHVENESYQRFKVKAGDRYKAQTYQVESDWSSASYFLAAAAVTGGEVTLNHINPQSVQGDAQFTTVLEKMGCRIDRNKNSVHIKGNPLQGITINMNNMPDAVQTLAVIALFAEGKTVIQGIGNLRIKETDRISALTNELSRLGANVKAGDDYLIVEPGDYTGAEIETYNDHRMAMSFAVAGLKIPGVQIKNPGCVDKSFPDFFQRFESL is encoded by the coding sequence TAAAAGCAGTCAATATCTCACTTCCATTTTACTTTCGGCCCCTTATTTCAAATCTGATACCTGTGTAAATATTCAGGGAGAGCTCACTTCAAAATCATATGCCGACATCACCCTCGACATCATGAAGACCTTCGGCGTTCATGTTGAAAATGAGAGCTACCAGCGTTTTAAGGTTAAAGCGGGAGATCGTTATAAAGCTCAAACTTATCAAGTGGAAAGTGACTGGTCCAGCGCGTCCTATTTTCTGGCGGCGGCCGCGGTAACAGGAGGGGAAGTGACTCTCAACCACATCAACCCACAAAGTGTTCAGGGTGACGCTCAGTTCACCACAGTCCTGGAAAAAATGGGATGCCGGATTGATAGGAATAAAAATTCTGTCCATATTAAAGGAAACCCTTTGCAGGGAATCACCATCAATATGAATAATATGCCTGATGCGGTGCAGACGTTAGCGGTTATTGCACTATTTGCTGAAGGAAAAACAGTGATTCAGGGCATAGGAAATCTCAGAATCAAGGAAACAGACAGAATCTCTGCACTGACCAACGAATTGAGTCGCCTGGGGGCAAACGTCAAAGCCGGTGATGACTACCTCATCGTGGAGCCGGGGGATTACACCGGTGCTGAAATCGAAACTTATAACGATCATCGAATGGCCATGAGTTTCGCTGTAGCGGGTCTAAAGATTCCAGGGGTTCAAATCAAAAATCCCGGTTGCGTGGATAAATCATTCCCTGATTTTTTCCAACGCTTCGAAAGTCTCTAG